The proteins below come from a single Garra rufa chromosome 3, GarRuf1.0, whole genome shotgun sequence genomic window:
- the chrm4a gene encoding muscarinic acetylcholine receptor M4 yields MNVTNSTGAEGLAPWNFNGSLSNVSSDANFSCDSGSTNGSCAAVEADGGSPYKTVEMVFIALVTGSLSFVTVVGNILVMLSIKVNRHLQTVNNYFLFSLACADLIIGVFSMNLYTVYIIKGYWPLGPVVCDLWLALDYVVSNASVMNLLIISFDRYFCVTKPLSYPTRRTTKMAGLMIASAWILSFILWAPAILFWQFIVGARTVAPGECYIQFLSNPAVTFGTAIAAFYLPVVIMTVLYVHISLASRSRVSKQKPEVKKEKKGQKSGGLLKSHILKQNNNNQSPPKPSLDTCSTVDTMKNGKLDESVVSAKADSVQPEEKESSNDSSTASIAPKEPKERANSEVTSDAGLTPAPAAAPKANPQSKWSKIKIVTKQAGDECITAIEIVPPNSTGERRSIPVNRPRTVARKFASIARSQVKRKRQMAAREKKVTKTIFAILLAFIITWTPYNVMVLISTFCHSCVPDTVWAIGYWLCYVNSTINPACYALCNATFKKTFKNLLMCQYKNIGTR; encoded by the coding sequence GCTCACTGAGCAACGTATCCAGTGATGCCAACTTCAGTTGTGACAGCGGCAGCACCAATGGCTCATGTGCAGCGGTGGAGGCGGACGGCGGCAGCCCGTATAAAACGGTTGAGATGGTCTTCATCGCACTGGTTACAGGATCCCTCAGCTTTGTCACCGTTGTGGGCAACATCCTCGTCATGCTCTCGATCAAGGTCAATCGACACCTACAGACGGTCAACAACTACTTCCTCTTCAGCCTGGCCTGTGCAGATCTGATCATCGGTGTGTTCTCCATGAACCTTTACACCGTCTACATCATCAAGGGCTACTGGCCGCTCGGCCCTGTCGTGTGTGACCTATGGCTCGCGCTGGATTACGTGGTCAGCAACGCTTCCGTCATGAACCTGTTAATCATCAGCTTCGACCGATACTTCTGTGTGACCAAACCTCTAAGTTATCCCACACGCAGAACCACCAAGATGGCCGGCCTCATGATTGCATCTGCCTGGATCCTCTCTTTCATCCTGTGGGCTCCCGCTATCCTGTTCTGGCAGTTCATCGTCGGAGCACGGACCGTAGCACCTGGTGAATGTTACATCCAGTTCCTTTCCAACCCCGCGGTCACGTTCGGCACGGCCATCGCCGCGTTCTACCTGCCCGTGGTCATCATGACAGTGCTTTACGTGCACATCTCTCTGGCCAGCCGGAGCCGTGTTTCTAAGCAGAAGCCTGAGGTTAAAAAGGAGAAAAAAGGGCAGAAGTCTGGCGGACTGCTCAAGAGTCACATCTTGAAGCAGAACAACAACAACCAATCTCCTCCCAAGCCCAGTCTGGATACCTGTTCCACGGTGGACACCATGAAGAACGGCAAGCTAGATGAATCTGTGGTGTCCGCGAAAGCTGACTCCGTGCAGCCGGAGGAGAAGGAGAGCTCGAATGACTCCAGCACGGCCAGCATAGCACCTAAAGAGCCTAAAGAACGTGCGAACAGTGAGGTGACTTCAGACGCCGGCCTGACACCCGCGCCAGCTGCCGCACCTAAAGCCAACCCTCAGTCCAAATGGTCCAAGATCAAGATAGTCACCAAACAAGCAGGAGACGAGTGCATCACCGCTATTGAGATCGTCCCACCAAACAGTACTGGCGAGAGGCGCTCCATTCCCGTGAACCGTCCCCGCACAGTGGCACGCAAGTTTGCCAGCATCGCCCGCAGCCAGGTGAAAAGGAAAAGGCAGATGGCAGCAAGAGAGAAGAAAGTAACAAAGACAATCTTCGCCATCCTGCTGGCCTTCATTATCACATGGACACCGTACAACGTGATGGTTTTAATCAGCACTTTCTGCCACTCCTGCGTTCCGGACACAGTCTGGGCCATTGGATACTGGCTCTGCTACGTCAACAGCACCATCAACCCAGCTTGCTATGCACTCTGTAATGCCACCTTCAAAAAGACCTTCAAAAACTTGCTCATGTGCCAGTATAAGAACATCGGCACCAGGTGA